A genomic stretch from Neodiprion fabricii isolate iyNeoFabr1 chromosome 3, iyNeoFabr1.1, whole genome shotgun sequence includes:
- the LOC124178793 gene encoding vesicle-trafficking protein SEC22b has product MVLLTMIARLADGLPLAATMRDDEQSGRSILEYQNQAKMLFRKLGPQSPLRCTIETGPYLFHYLIEKEACYLVLCERNYSKRVAYSYLEDIAQEFDAQYGKKINTVTRPYSFIEFDTYIQKAKKAFSDNRSRRNMSALNNQLHDVTRIMVQNIDDVLSRGAMLSELDTKTQNLSMLSQKYRKDATHLNSKSMYIKAVAGIVAFLVFLLYFFIL; this is encoded by the exons ATGGTGTTACTAACCATGATCGCGAGGTTAGCCGACGGCCTGCCGCTAGCCGCTACAATGCGGGACGATGAACAG AGTGGCAGAAGTATTCTGGAATATCAGAATCAAGCCAAAATGTTATTCAGGAAACTTGGGCCACAATCGCCATTGAGATGCACGATAGAAACTGGaccatatttatttca TTACCTTATCGAAAAAGAAGCTTGTTACTTGGTATTGTGTGAACGAAATTACAGTAAACGTGTAGCTTACAGCTATCTTGAAGATATTGCACAAGAATTTGATGCACAATATGGTAAAAAGATCAACACCGTCACTAGACCTTACAGTTTCATTGAATTTG ACACGTATATTCAAAAGGCAAAAAAGGCTTTCTCAGATAATCGGTCCAGGAGAAATATGAGCGCTCTGAACAACCAATTACATGATGTTACAAGAATCATGGTTCAAAATATCGATGATGTTCTTTCGAGAGGAGCTATGCTTTCAG AATTAGATACCAAAACGCAGAACTTGTCAATGTTGTCACAAAAGTACAGAAAGGATGCCACGCATTTGAACAGCAAATCAATGTACATAAAGGCAGTTGCAGGGATAGTTGCATTCCTCGTCTTCCTACTGTACTTTTTCATCCTATAA
- the LOC124178791 gene encoding box C/D snoRNA protein 1 has translation MATCSVKLEECEVCGGRSAKYTCPKCEVRTCCLDCVKIHKKELDCDGIRDKTKFVPLKAFTDLDVLSDYRLLEEVGRSVDSFQRDPSKKYTRLGNLPVHLHKLKTAVHHRNTKLEFLPQNFSRHKINTTYYKWKTNELFWRIEWIFPQAENMKHNDNRVLETERLSTILGRVLDPLTIETEGSESIEVINLKIAYREKLQYYRAAGFNNIKVLLKAEKVKRCDSRFHELNLTETLNENLENKTIIEFPVFYVILKDHTDMYEIVDTDEEEASTEAEQTRGNLKRKHTNNQRVKKKNEGVPVNFFFDNDLTDSENESMEMVSKNKMYSNL, from the exons ATGGCGACGTGCAGCGTCAA gTTGGAAGAGTGCGAAGTCTGTGGAGGAAGGAGTGCGAAGTACACGTGTCCTAAATGTGAGGTTAGAACATGCTGTCTGGACTGCGTAAAGATACACAAGAAAGAATTGGATTGTGATGGAATACGCGACAAGACTAAATTCGTACCTCTGAAAGCATTCACAGATCTCGACGTATTGAGCG ATTATCGATTGCTTGAAGAGGTCGGTAGATCTGTAGATTCATTTCAGAGAGATCCTTCCAAGAAGTATACAAGACTAGGTAACCTGCCAGTG CATTTGCATAAGTTAAAGACAGCTGTCCATCACAGGAATAcaaaattggaatttttacCTCAAAACTTTAGCAGACATAAAATCAATACAACATATTATAAATGGAAAACAAATGAATTGTTTTGGAGGATTGAATGGATTTTTCCGCAAGCAGAGAATATGAAGCATAATGATAATCG TGTCCTGGAAACTGAGAGATTGTCTACGATACTAGGTAGAGTTTTAGATCCTTTGACAATAGAAACCGAAGGTAGTGAGAGTATCGaagtaataaatttgaagataGCGTACAGAGAAAAATTACAGTATTACCGAGCAGCTGGTTTTAACAATATCAAAGTCCTTCTAAAAGCTGAGAAAGTGAAGAGATGTGATTCAAG attTCACGAGCTGAACCTTACTGAAACACTGAACGAAAATCTGGAAAATAAAACTATCATAGAATTTCCTGTTTTCTATGTGATACTGAAAGATCATACAGATATGTACGAGATTGTAGACACTG ATGAAGAAGAGGCGTCAACAGAGGCTGAACAAACAAGAGGAAACCtcaaaagaaaacatacaaatAATCAGAGAGTTAAAAAGAAGAATGAAGGAGTTCCAGTAAACTTTTTCTTTGACAATGATCTAACAGAttcagaaaatgaaagtaTGGAAatggtttcaaaaaataaaatgtactcaaatttataa
- the LOC124178296 gene encoding zinc finger CCCH-type with G patch domain-containing protein has translation MTALAADPSTFYRITEIASAVQRRRIPPCESKTENPCLAPPWFSNSLSTCRELSESEICLGHLKGTDCPVSFDIPVEMTDAQSLREAIKQYEEQLSQVQIALSISASDPDRDNLLSLRSDIQELIDLTKENLNSVGESGTIGDKRTDGAEQDADPLAKEYALFKAVLEGNLEESNSAEQSKSPDDVRVDIEDELKALEGTKCRAPHGSGWGGVSHHNAMVCSIHSDIDSQVTSISDIKVRVMFTNPTHKEMLPCPYFLDGECRFSDDQCHYSHGEIVPLSSLQEYSEPDFSSIKMGTRVLAKQKNQLWHRAVVLQLPKGGENECRVKFEASGTILELRLHDVFPLNDADLDMSNSSDDSEYENDVEECNKDAIVQQSLLAINGNEALGSWERHTRGMGSKLMASMGYITGTGLGKRADGRVAPVEATVLPAGKSLDHCMELRENAGGDKDLFSVERRLNKQRRRMDQIREKQYERDVKRERNNVFNFINATLGDKSQDDSKPSSSTDKTNLKTETSQKLNVASLQISENIRRLEKDALKLRESLGRHSKGTLPYNNIILQYNQKQKEIGDLRVAEKKISAEQNHRKTKAKLTIF, from the exons AGAATTCCACCGTGTGAAAGCAAAACGGAGAACCCTTGCCTAGCACCGCCGTGGTTCTCAAACAGCTTATCGACATGTCGCGAGCTGTCAGAGTCTGAGATTTGTTTGGGACATTTGAAAGGCACGGATTGTCCCGTGTCATTCGACATTCCGGTAGAAATGACAGACGCACAGAGTCTGAGAGAAGCAATTAAGCAGTACGAGGAACAG CTGTCTCAGGTCCAAATAGCTCTTTCAATTTCTGCGAGCGATCCGGATAGAGACAATCTTCTGAGCCTTCGCTCCGATATTCAAGAGCTCATCGATCTGACGAAAGAGAATTTGAACAGTGTCGGAGAGTCGGGAACGATCGGTGACAAACGCACCGACGGTGCAGAGCAAGACGCTGATCCGTTAGCCAAGGAATATGCGCTATTTAAA GCTGTGCTGGAAGGGAATTTGGAGGAGTCTAACAGTGCCGAACAGAGTAAAAGTCCAGATGACGTCAGGGTTGATATTGAA GATGAGCTGAAAGCCCTTGAGGGTACCAAGTGCCGAGCACCTCACGGAAGTGGCTGGGGTGGCGTCAGCCACCATAACGCCATGGTTTGCTCCATTCATTCTGACATCGACTCGCAAGTTACAAGCATCAGCGATATTAAG GTCAGAGTGATGTTCACTAATCCGACGCATAAGGAAATGCTTCCTTGTCCATATTTTCTGGATGGCGAATGTAGGTTTTCTGACGATCAGTGTCATTATTCACACGGAGAAATAGTTCCGCTGTCCAGTTTGCAGGAGTATAG CGAGCCCGACTTCTCAAGTATAAAAATGGGCACGAGAGTGTtagcaaaacagaaaaatcaacTATGGCATAGGGCTGTCGTATTGCAATTGCCAAAAGGTGGAGAAAACGAATGCAGAGTCAAATTTGAAGCCAGTGGAACAATATTAGAACTTCGTCTGCACGATGTGTTTCCTCTCA ATGACGCAGATTTAGACATGTCAAATTCCTCGGATGATAGCGAATATGAGAACGACGTCGAAGAATGTAACAAAGATGCGATAGTTCAGCAATCTCTACTCGCAATTAATGGAAACGAGGCACTGGGTAGCTGGGAACGTCATACACGTGGCATGGGAAGCAAATTGATGGCTAGTATGGGATATATCACAGGTACTGGCCTTGGAAAGAGGGCTGACGGTAGAGTTGCGCCTGTAGAAGCGACGGTGTTACCGGCTGGTAAATCTTTAG ATCACTGCATGGAACTACGTGAAAATGCAGGTGGTGACAAGGATTTGTTCTCGGTTGAACGGAGATTGAACAAACAACGGCGAAGAATGGATCAAATACGTGAGAAACAGTATGAAAGGGATGTAAAACGAGAGCGTAacaatgttttcaattttatcaatgCGACCCTTGGAGATAAGT CCCAAGATGACTCGAAACCTAGTAGCTCAACAGACaaaacgaatttgaaaacagaAACGAGCCAAAAGTTGAATGTCGCGAGCCTTCAAATTAGTGAAAACATTCGGAGACTCGAAAAAGATGCTTTAAAGTTGCGAGAATCTCTAGGAAGGCACAGTAAGGGTACTTTGCcttacaataatataatactacAGTATAATCAAAAACAGAAAGAGATTGGCGATCTAAGAGTggcagaaaagaaaatttctgcTGAACAAAATCACCGAAAAACTAAAGCAAAGCTTACGATATTTTAG